A region from the Halobellus litoreus genome encodes:
- a CDS encoding ferredoxin: MSDAEDAETLQPSDVGDEANAPPVAEKPYKIIFEGNKCIGAGRCAEVADNWEMDITSGLARPKSYFIGEDELDENIRAAELCPAKKDSGVIHVVDRRTDEEIAPDPHGDGTLSVDW, encoded by the coding sequence ATGAGCGACGCCGAAGACGCCGAGACCCTACAGCCGAGCGACGTCGGCGACGAGGCGAACGCCCCGCCCGTCGCGGAGAAGCCCTACAAGATCATCTTCGAGGGCAACAAGTGCATCGGCGCGGGTCGATGCGCGGAGGTCGCAGACAACTGGGAGATGGACATCACCTCGGGGCTCGCCCGGCCGAAGTCGTACTTCATCGGGGAGGACGAACTCGACGAGAATATCCGAGCCGCGGAACTGTGCCCCGCGAAGAAGGACAGCGGCGTGATTCACGTCGTCGATCGGCGGACGGACGAGGAGATCGCGCCCGACCCACACGGCGACGGCACGTTGAGCGTCGACTGGTAG
- the psmB gene encoding archaeal proteasome endopeptidase complex subunit beta — protein MRTPTSDDAAGRLDPLNGEHSGVFSPELGEFSNAEQRAEQMGDKETKTGTTTVGLKTSEGVVLATDMRASLGRMVSSKNVQKVEEIHPTGALTIAGSVSAAQSLISSIRAEVRLYEARRGEDMSMQALSTLLGNFLRSGAFFIVQPILGGVDEEGPHIYSIDPAGSILEEEYTVTGSGSQYALGVLEQEYDEDLTIEEAKKVAARSIKSAVERDLASGNGINVCVVTEDGVEITKHKEFDDLL, from the coding sequence ATGCGTACTCCTACGAGCGACGACGCCGCGGGGCGTCTCGACCCACTGAACGGCGAGCACTCCGGCGTGTTCTCCCCTGAACTCGGCGAGTTCTCGAACGCTGAACAGCGCGCCGAACAGATGGGCGACAAAGAGACCAAGACCGGAACGACGACCGTCGGGCTGAAGACGAGCGAGGGAGTCGTCCTCGCGACGGACATGCGGGCCAGTCTCGGCCGGATGGTCTCCTCGAAGAACGTCCAGAAGGTCGAAGAGATCCACCCGACCGGTGCGCTGACGATCGCCGGGTCCGTCTCGGCAGCCCAGTCGCTCATCAGTTCGATCCGCGCGGAGGTCCGCCTCTACGAGGCCCGCCGCGGCGAGGATATGAGTATGCAGGCGCTCTCGACGCTCCTCGGCAACTTCCTGCGCTCGGGCGCGTTCTTCATCGTCCAGCCCATCCTCGGTGGCGTCGACGAGGAGGGCCCCCACATCTACAGCATCGACCCCGCGGGGTCGATCCTCGAAGAGGAGTACACCGTCACCGGTTCGGGCAGCCAGTACGCCCTCGGTGTCCTCGAACAGGAGTACGACGAGGACCTGACGATCGAGGAGGCGAAGAAAGTCGCCGCCCGCTCGATCAAGAGCGCCGTCGAGCGCGACCTCGCGTCGGGCAACGGCATCAACGTCTGCGTCGTCACCGAGGACGGCGTCGAGATCACGAAGCACAAGGAGTTCGACGACCTCCTGTAA
- the gyrB gene encoding DNA topoisomerase (ATP-hydrolyzing) subunit B: MSRDTEYGAGQIQVLEGLEAVRKRPAMYIGSTDSRGLHHLVYEVVDNAIDEALAGYCDRIEVTIHDDGSVSVSDNGRGIPVDTHEQYDRPAVEVIMTVLHAGGKFDNKSYQVSGGLHGVGVSVVNALSERLDVEIKRDGALWRDSFDHGEPQEGAFERVRDLEADEETGTTVRFWPDGDIFETVEFEFSTLENRLRELAFLNSGVEIQLVDEGSEAVGVDAEAADEDSAADAARRERTFYYEGGIREFVRYLDETKTVLHEDVIYYSDSEEDIEIEVAMQATEELQGSIHAFANNINTREGGTHLTGFKTALTRVVNDYAREHSLLDDLDSLKGEDVREGLTAVISIKHPDPQFEGQTKTKLGNSEVRGIVESITHEKLGTYLEENPDIAEAIVGKAVEAAKARKAAKQAEELTRRKSALESTSLPGKLADCQSRDPSESELFVVEGDSAGGSAKQGRDRRFQAILPLKGKILNVEKHRLDRILQNDEVRALITAIGAGIGEEFDIDDVRYERIIILSDADVDGAHIRTLLLTLLYRHMRPLVEAGYVYAAKPPLYRIRYRGETYDAMTEAERDRIIEEKCDGNPTQVQRFKGLGEMNPDQLWETTMNPENRILKQITVEDAAAADKMFSVLMGDAVEPRKQFIKERATDAEWVDI; encoded by the coding sequence ATGTCACGCGATACTGAGTACGGGGCCGGGCAGATTCAGGTCCTCGAAGGCCTGGAGGCCGTTCGGAAGCGCCCGGCGATGTACATCGGATCGACGGACTCGCGAGGGTTACACCACCTCGTCTACGAAGTCGTCGACAACGCGATCGACGAGGCGCTCGCCGGCTACTGCGACCGCATCGAAGTCACGATCCACGACGACGGATCGGTGTCGGTCTCGGACAACGGCCGCGGGATCCCGGTCGACACCCACGAACAGTACGACCGGCCCGCCGTCGAGGTCATCATGACCGTCCTCCACGCCGGCGGGAAGTTCGACAACAAGTCCTACCAGGTCTCCGGCGGCCTCCACGGCGTGGGCGTCTCCGTCGTCAACGCGCTCTCAGAGCGCCTCGACGTGGAGATCAAGCGCGACGGGGCGCTGTGGCGCGACAGCTTCGACCACGGCGAGCCCCAAGAGGGAGCCTTCGAGCGCGTCCGCGACCTCGAAGCCGACGAGGAGACCGGGACGACGGTCCGCTTCTGGCCCGACGGCGACATCTTCGAGACGGTCGAGTTCGAGTTCTCGACGCTCGAGAACCGCCTTCGGGAACTCGCCTTTCTCAACTCCGGCGTCGAGATCCAACTCGTCGACGAGGGGAGCGAAGCGGTCGGCGTCGACGCCGAGGCGGCCGACGAGGACAGCGCCGCCGACGCGGCCCGCCGCGAGCGCACGTTCTACTACGAGGGCGGCATCCGCGAGTTCGTCCGCTACCTCGACGAGACGAAGACCGTCCTGCACGAGGACGTCATCTACTACAGCGACAGCGAGGAGGACATCGAAATCGAGGTGGCGATGCAGGCCACGGAGGAACTCCAGGGGTCGATCCACGCCTTCGCGAACAACATCAACACCCGCGAGGGCGGCACGCACCTCACGGGGTTCAAGACCGCGCTCACCCGCGTCGTCAACGACTACGCCCGCGAGCACAGCCTCCTCGACGACCTCGACTCGCTGAAGGGCGAGGACGTCAGAGAGGGGCTGACCGCGGTGATCTCGATCAAACACCCCGATCCGCAGTTCGAGGGGCAGACGAAGACGAAACTCGGCAACAGCGAAGTTCGGGGCATCGTCGAATCGATCACCCACGAGAAGCTCGGGACCTACCTCGAAGAGAACCCGGACATCGCCGAGGCCATCGTCGGTAAGGCCGTCGAGGCCGCGAAGGCCCGGAAGGCGGCGAAGCAGGCCGAGGAACTCACGCGCCGGAAGTCGGCGCTCGAATCGACGTCGCTGCCGGGCAAACTCGCCGACTGTCAGAGCCGCGATCCGAGCGAGTCGGAGCTGTTCGTGGTGGAGGGCGACTCCGCCGGTGGCAGCGCCAAACAGGGCCGCGACCGACGGTTTCAGGCGATCCTGCCGCTCAAGGGAAAGATCCTGAACGTCGAGAAACACCGACTCGACCGGATCCTCCAGAACGACGAGGTTCGCGCGCTCATCACCGCCATCGGGGCGGGTATCGGCGAGGAGTTCGACATCGACGACGTCCGCTACGAGCGGATCATCATTCTCTCGGACGCCGACGTCGACGGCGCGCACATCCGAACGCTGCTTCTGACGCTCCTGTACCGCCATATGCGTCCGCTCGTCGAAGCGGGGTACGTCTACGCGGCGAAACCGCCGCTGTATCGGATCAGGTACCGCGGCGAGACTTACGACGCGATGACCGAGGCCGAGCGGGACCGGATCATCGAGGAGAAGTGCGACGGTAACCCCACGCAGGTCCAGCGGTTCAAGGGCCTGGGTGAGATGAACCCCGATCAACTCTGGGAGACGACGATGAATCCGGAGAACAGAATCCTCAAGCAGATCACCGTCGAGGACGCCGCCGCCGCGGACAAGATGTTTTCAGTGCTTATGGGCGACGCCGTCGAACCGCGCAAGCAGTTCATCAAGGAGCGAGCGACCGACGCCGAATGGGTGGACATATAA
- a CDS encoding TraB/GumN family protein, which translates to MSQEAAEAGRVRVVGTAHVSEESVREVEATIEDERPDVVAVELDEGRYRQLKGGEPDDIEPSDLLSGNTVFQFIAYWMLSYVQARLGERFDVTPGADMLAAVETAEGHGIDVALVDRDINETMRRFWSQMGIVEKFRMVGGLAFGVADSRGVGLAAGAVLGLLLGPLVAIFGGTVGLGLPVLGRITGGVLLAVGVAAAIWIFGASVLSTEDRLIAAAAAGIAVGGVAGVGFGLAAPVVDRLGGFTVRVIGSMTVGIVGGVLVGGVLGQFGSMFGYGEVEDVEEFDMSQMTDTDVVSAMMEEFRQFSPGGAAALIDERDAFIAHKLLALRSTGADVVAVVGAGHREGIERYLDHPEELPPMESLTGTQGGGLPWAKIVGTGISLVVIGFFVLLALSSAGDDTLLRLFGAWFLVNGLFAAGLAKAAGARWTSSLVGGAVAWMTSINPFLAPGWFTGYVELQYDPVNVSDIGTLNELLADEEKPIGDLVNEMFAVPLFRLIVVVAATNIGSVIASALFVAYLLPLFALDLGGAAGVTRLLFEGAQNGWEILWGAIAG; encoded by the coding sequence ATGAGTCAGGAAGCGGCCGAAGCGGGTCGCGTCCGGGTCGTCGGCACGGCGCACGTCTCCGAGGAGAGCGTCCGGGAGGTCGAAGCGACCATCGAGGACGAGCGCCCCGACGTCGTCGCCGTCGAACTCGACGAGGGGCGATACCGGCAGTTGAAAGGCGGTGAACCGGACGACATCGAGCCGAGCGATCTGCTCTCGGGCAACACGGTGTTCCAGTTCATCGCCTACTGGATGCTCTCGTACGTCCAGGCGCGACTGGGCGAACGGTTCGACGTGACGCCCGGCGCGGACATGCTCGCGGCCGTCGAGACCGCCGAAGGGCACGGCATCGACGTCGCGCTCGTCGACCGCGACATCAACGAGACGATGCGCCGGTTCTGGTCGCAGATGGGAATCGTCGAGAAGTTCCGGATGGTCGGCGGTCTCGCGTTCGGCGTCGCCGACAGCCGAGGCGTGGGCCTCGCGGCCGGTGCGGTGCTCGGGTTGCTCCTCGGGCCGCTGGTGGCGATCTTCGGCGGCACCGTCGGACTGGGACTTCCCGTTCTCGGACGGATCACGGGCGGTGTCCTCCTCGCGGTGGGCGTCGCGGCCGCGATCTGGATCTTCGGCGCGTCCGTCCTCTCGACGGAGGATCGCCTGATCGCGGCGGCCGCGGCCGGCATCGCCGTCGGCGGCGTCGCCGGCGTCGGCTTCGGGCTCGCCGCGCCGGTCGTCGACCGACTCGGCGGTTTCACGGTTCGCGTGATCGGGAGTATGACGGTCGGCATCGTCGGTGGCGTACTCGTCGGCGGCGTGCTCGGCCAGTTCGGATCGATGTTCGGCTACGGCGAGGTCGAGGACGTCGAGGAGTTCGATATGTCGCAGATGACCGACACCGACGTCGTGAGCGCGATGATGGAGGAGTTCCGGCAGTTCTCTCCCGGCGGTGCCGCGGCGCTCATCGACGAGCGCGACGCGTTCATCGCGCACAAGCTCCTCGCGCTCCGGTCGACCGGCGCGGACGTGGTCGCCGTCGTCGGCGCGGGGCACCGCGAGGGGATCGAGCGCTACCTCGACCACCCCGAGGAACTCCCGCCGATGGAGTCGCTGACGGGGACCCAGGGTGGCGGGCTCCCCTGGGCGAAGATCGTCGGCACGGGGATCTCGCTCGTGGTGATCGGTTTCTTCGTCCTCCTGGCGCTGTCGTCGGCCGGCGACGACACGCTCCTCCGACTGTTCGGCGCGTGGTTCCTCGTCAACGGCCTGTTCGCGGCGGGGCTCGCGAAGGCCGCCGGCGCGCGGTGGACCTCGTCGCTCGTCGGCGGCGCGGTCGCCTGGATGACCTCGATCAACCCGTTCCTCGCGCCGGGGTGGTTCACCGGCTACGTCGAACTGCAGTACGACCCGGTGAACGTCTCCGACATCGGCACGCTCAACGAACTGCTGGCCGACGAGGAGAAGCCGATCGGTGACCTGGTCAACGAGATGTTCGCGGTGCCGCTGTTCCGACTCATCGTCGTCGTCGCGGCGACGAACATCGGGAGCGTGATCGCGTCGGCGCTGTTCGTGGCGTACTTGCTCCCGCTCTTCGCGCTCGATCTCGGCGGCGCGGCGGGCGTGACGCGGTTGCTCTTCGAGGGCGCACAGAACGGCTGGGAGATCCTCTGGGGGGCGATCGCCGGATGA
- a CDS encoding CBS domain-containing protein translates to MELPTPQDLRQRRTELDLTQSTLAEMAGVSQPLIARIEGGDVDPRLSTLRRIVNALEEAEGGVVRAADLMNETVVSVAPDDSVRFARDVMLDEGFSQLPVIRDGRPVGIISNSDIRHAQEQDDVGTLPVADVMRESVTTVEPSATLEEIDAALDHHSAVLVVESGETTGIVTEADVAAHL, encoded by the coding sequence ATGGAACTCCCGACCCCGCAAGATCTGCGACAGCGTCGCACGGAGTTGGATCTCACCCAGAGCACGCTCGCCGAGATGGCCGGCGTCTCTCAGCCGCTCATCGCCCGCATCGAGGGCGGCGACGTGGACCCACGGCTGTCGACCCTCCGACGGATCGTCAACGCGCTCGAAGAGGCAGAGGGCGGCGTCGTGCGCGCCGCCGACCTGATGAACGAAACCGTCGTGAGCGTCGCCCCCGACGACTCGGTCCGGTTCGCCCGCGACGTGATGCTCGACGAGGGATTCTCGCAGTTGCCCGTGATCCGCGACGGTCGCCCGGTCGGCATCATCTCGAACAGCGACATCCGGCACGCCCAGGAACAGGACGACGTGGGCACGCTCCCCGTCGCCGACGTGATGCGAGAGTCGGTCACGACGGTCGAGCCGTCGGCGACGCTCGAGGAAATCGACGCCGCGCTGGATCACCACTCGGCCGTCCTCGTCGTCGAGAGCGGCGAGACGACCGGCATCGTGACCGAGGCAGACGTCGCCGCGCACCTGTAA
- the ligA gene encoding ATP-dependent DNA ligase LigA — MEFAEFASRAEEIADESGDLATTDRVRDLLCDASDALPIVVRFLQGRVYPAWDATTLDVGPALLHEAIARAAGPNVDSDDVESKLAEIGEIGAVAATYEFGGQRGLGAFGGGASGGTDGESGALTVAEVDDRLREIAATMGEGSEGRRLDILFGLFNRASPAEATFLARLVLGEMRIGVGEGTVRDAIAAAFLRERVADAEPEYDEGPVDAADADAVDAVERALQVSNDYGMVARVARDEGSEGLDAVGLEVGRPVQAMLAQAGSATEAIEDWGEAVVETKFDGARVQVHFDGEETALFSRNMDDVTDPLPEVVEFVESAVDVPVVLDGEVVAVADDGSPLPFQEVLRRFRRKYDVERMREEVRVELRAFDCLHADGDDLLDAPLSERHDRLRALLGDTDAVSEPVVTEEPDEIAAVDARALETGHEGIMLKDPESTYAPGKRGRNWLKRKPDVETLDLVVTGAEWGEGRRANLLGTFLLSARVDGESAGRDAVADSDAYATIGKVATGITDEELESLTERLEPHVEREDGQIVSIAPEVVFEVGYEEIQASPTYESGYALRFPRYVTVREDKSPADADGLARVERLADEQ, encoded by the coding sequence ATGGAGTTCGCCGAGTTCGCTTCGCGCGCCGAAGAGATCGCCGATGAGTCCGGCGACCTGGCGACGACCGATCGCGTCCGCGACTTGCTCTGCGACGCGTCCGACGCCCTCCCGATCGTCGTCAGGTTCCTCCAGGGTCGCGTCTACCCGGCGTGGGACGCGACGACGCTCGACGTCGGGCCCGCGCTCCTCCACGAGGCGATCGCTCGCGCCGCGGGGCCGAACGTCGACAGCGACGACGTCGAATCGAAACTCGCCGAGATCGGCGAGATCGGTGCCGTCGCCGCGACCTACGAGTTCGGCGGCCAGCGCGGCCTCGGCGCGTTCGGCGGCGGCGCGTCCGGCGGAACGGACGGGGAGAGCGGTGCCCTCACCGTCGCCGAGGTCGACGATCGTCTTCGCGAAATCGCGGCGACGATGGGCGAGGGTAGCGAGGGACGACGGCTCGACATCCTCTTCGGCCTGTTCAATCGCGCCTCGCCCGCGGAGGCGACATTCCTCGCGCGACTCGTCCTCGGGGAGATGCGAATCGGCGTCGGGGAGGGGACCGTCAGGGACGCGATCGCCGCGGCCTTCCTCCGCGAGCGCGTCGCGGACGCGGAGCCTGAGTACGACGAGGGACCGGTCGATGCCGCCGACGCGGACGCGGTCGACGCCGTCGAGCGCGCCCTCCAGGTCTCGAACGACTACGGGATGGTGGCGCGCGTCGCCCGCGACGAGGGCAGCGAAGGACTCGACGCCGTCGGCCTCGAGGTCGGCCGGCCGGTACAGGCGATGCTCGCCCAGGCCGGCAGCGCCACCGAGGCGATCGAGGACTGGGGCGAAGCGGTCGTCGAGACCAAGTTCGACGGCGCCCGCGTGCAGGTCCACTTCGACGGCGAGGAGACCGCGCTCTTCTCACGGAATATGGACGACGTCACGGACCCGCTCCCGGAGGTCGTCGAGTTCGTCGAGAGCGCGGTCGACGTGCCGGTCGTCCTGGACGGCGAGGTCGTCGCCGTCGCCGACGACGGGTCGCCGCTGCCGTTCCAGGAGGTGCTCCGGCGGTTCCGTCGGAAGTACGACGTCGAGCGGATGCGCGAGGAGGTCCGGGTCGAACTCCGCGCCTTCGACTGCCTCCACGCCGACGGCGACGACCTCCTCGACGCCCCGTTGAGCGAGCGTCACGACCGGCTCCGAGCGCTGCTCGGCGACACCGACGCGGTCTCGGAGCCAGTCGTCACCGAGGAGCCCGACGAGATCGCGGCCGTCGACGCGCGGGCGCTCGAAACCGGTCACGAGGGGATTATGCTGAAGGATCCCGAGTCGACCTACGCGCCGGGCAAGCGCGGCCGGAACTGGCTGAAACGCAAGCCGGACGTCGAGACGCTGGACCTCGTCGTCACCGGCGCGGAGTGGGGCGAAGGCCGGCGGGCGAACCTCCTCGGGACGTTTCTACTTTCGGCGCGCGTCGACGGCGAATCCGCCGGTCGCGACGCGGTCGCCGACAGCGACGCCTACGCCACCATCGGCAAGGTCGCCACGGGGATCACCGACGAGGAACTTGAATCCCTGACAGAGCGGCTCGAACCGCACGTCGAACGCGAGGACGGTCAGATTGTCTCGATCGCCCCTGAGGTCGTCTTCGAGGTCGGCTACGAGGAGATCCAGGCGTCGCCGACGTACGAGTCGGGCTACGCGCTGCGGTTCCCCAGGTACGTCACTGTCCGCGAGGACAAGTCGCCGGCCGACGCCGACGGCCTCGCCCGAGTCGAACGGTTGGCCGACGAGCAGTAA
- the purM gene encoding phosphoribosylformylglycinamidine cyclo-ligase, with product MTEDADADDRSNREGDGGADELTYAEAGVDIDASEAATAALIGAVGESEGDYAGLLDIGDRYLALATDGVGTKLLVAEALADYSTVGIDCIAMNANDLVAAGVRPVAFVDYLAVDEPDETFAEQVGEGLRAGADEADLELVGGETAVMPEVIRGLDLAGTCAGLAAKDGIFPGEAEPGDALVGFRSSGIHSNGLTLARTAVTRDHEYTDPCPFGDYDTLGDALLEPTRLYTHLLDPMREHGVRAAAHVTGGGWTNLERLGDNRYVVEDAFDPQPVFEFVQAEGNVADEEMHRTFNMGTGFVCALAPEDAEALAAAADGRVIGRVESGDGVAVRGLEL from the coding sequence ATGACCGAGGACGCGGACGCGGACGACCGATCGAACCGAGAGGGTGACGGCGGGGCCGACGAGCTGACCTACGCCGAGGCCGGCGTCGACATCGACGCGAGCGAGGCGGCGACCGCGGCGCTGATCGGCGCGGTGGGCGAGAGCGAGGGCGACTACGCGGGACTGCTCGACATCGGCGACCGCTACTTGGCGCTCGCGACCGACGGCGTCGGGACGAAGCTCCTCGTCGCCGAGGCGCTCGCGGACTACTCGACGGTCGGCATCGACTGCATCGCGATGAACGCGAACGACCTCGTCGCCGCCGGCGTCCGGCCGGTCGCCTTCGTCGACTACCTCGCGGTGGACGAACCCGACGAGACCTTCGCCGAGCAGGTCGGCGAGGGGCTCAGAGCCGGAGCCGACGAGGCGGACCTGGAACTGGTCGGCGGAGAGACCGCGGTGATGCCCGAAGTGATCCGCGGCCTCGACCTCGCGGGCACCTGCGCCGGACTCGCCGCGAAGGACGGCATCTTCCCCGGCGAGGCGGAACCGGGCGACGCCCTCGTCGGATTCCGCTCCTCGGGCATCCACTCGAACGGCCTGACGCTCGCCCGGACCGCGGTCACTCGCGACCACGAGTACACCGACCCGTGCCCGTTCGGCGACTACGACACGCTCGGCGACGCGCTGCTCGAACCGACGCGCCTGTACACGCACCTGCTCGATCCGATGCGCGAGCACGGCGTTCGCGCGGCCGCACACGTGACTGGCGGCGGTTGGACGAACCTCGAACGACTGGGCGACAACCGCTACGTCGTCGAGGACGCGTTCGATCCCCAGCCCGTCTTCGAGTTCGTCCAGGCAGAGGGGAACGTCGCCGACGAGGAGATGCACCGGACGTTCAATATGGGAACGGGATTCGTCTGCGCGCTCGCCCCCGAGGACGCCGAGGCGCTCGCAGCCGCGGCCGACGGCCGCGTGATCGGCCGCGTCGAGTCGGGCGACGGCGTCGCCGTTCGGGGACTCGAACTCTGA
- a CDS encoding metalloprotease, producing MSVSRLSFSSKELQDLAVAWVALGVAFAIFFAGGGQRAVVGILQGGLFGPVLLSLLTAGVGFLLHEVAHKVVAVRYGQVAEFRADYGMLFLAVVSSLAGFIFAAPGAVYHRGRLTRREHGLIALAGPATNVALAVVFLPVLVVGTLVGSDFVALAGSRGLMINLFLAAFNMLPFGPLDGKTVLGWSKTVFAAFFVPALLLTLGAFVIGLGF from the coding sequence ATGAGCGTCTCCCGGCTCTCGTTCAGCTCGAAGGAGCTGCAGGACCTCGCCGTCGCGTGGGTGGCGCTCGGCGTGGCGTTCGCCATCTTCTTCGCCGGCGGCGGCCAGCGCGCCGTCGTCGGGATCCTGCAGGGTGGCCTCTTCGGGCCCGTCCTGCTCAGCCTGCTGACCGCGGGCGTCGGGTTCCTCCTCCACGAGGTGGCGCACAAGGTGGTCGCGGTTCGATACGGGCAGGTCGCGGAGTTCCGCGCGGACTACGGAATGCTCTTTCTGGCGGTCGTGAGTTCGCTCGCCGGGTTCATCTTCGCCGCGCCGGGGGCGGTCTACCACCGCGGGCGACTGACTCGACGCGAGCACGGCCTCATCGCGCTCGCCGGCCCCGCGACGAACGTGGCGCTCGCGGTCGTGTTCCTCCCGGTGCTCGTCGTCGGCACGCTCGTCGGCTCAGACTTCGTCGCGCTCGCGGGGTCGCGCGGCCTGATGATCAACCTGTTTCTGGCCGCGTTCAATATGCTCCCGTTCGGCCCGTTGGACGGCAAGACGGTTCTCGGATGGAGCAAGACCGTCTTCGCGGCGTTCTTCGTCCCGGCGCTGCTCCTGACGCTCGGCGCGTTCGTCATCGGTCTCGGATTCTGA
- a CDS encoding DUF555 domain-containing protein: MSNYLVAMEAAWLVRDVDDIDDAIGVAVSEAGKRLNDQDKEYVEVEVGATPCPACGEPFDSAFIAANTALVGLLLEIDVFNADSEEHASRIAKSEVGGALRDVPLSVIEVLETEEDAHERDDRDE; this comes from the coding sequence ATGAGCAACTATCTCGTCGCGATGGAGGCCGCGTGGCTGGTCCGCGACGTCGACGACATCGACGACGCCATCGGCGTCGCCGTCAGCGAGGCCGGCAAGCGACTCAACGATCAGGACAAGGAGTACGTCGAGGTCGAAGTCGGCGCGACGCCGTGTCCGGCCTGCGGCGAGCCGTTCGACTCCGCGTTCATCGCCGCGAACACCGCACTCGTCGGGCTCCTTCTGGAAATCGACGTCTTCAACGCCGACAGCGAAGAGCACGCCTCCCGGATCGCCAAGAGCGAGGTCGGCGGCGCGCTCCGCGACGTGCCGCTGTCGGTGATCGAAGTCCTCGAAACCGAAGAGGACGCCCACGAACGCGACGACCGCGACGAATAG
- a CDS encoding cytochrome P450, whose protein sequence is MEDARPPAPDGLPLLGNAVGFGRDPLTFTTDAVDSVGDVFRIDLPVGDRYVLAHPRHAERVLVSERDAFEKTDDFALAFGNSVVAVDGEDWREQRAFLDPFFFAPRIRTFVPTMREQVVDRAESWADGERISTLSEMKALTFEILATTLLGFDPDSDRADLRRAADDLNGYFDPVTWALPDWVPTPSGRRFDDAKATLRDRLRSLLEEAAGPDDDSLVAALAAAARGDDRRDGKGGSRNGDADGEDYPRDVDAAIDQLIGLVFAGHETTALALTFTLYCLAEHPETYDRVEAEVDDVLGGEPIRWEHLDELTTLQRVVDESLRLYPPVHALPREATRAVEFDGDVVPSGAELLVSVYAMHRDERFWEHPEAFDPTRWTERDRSADAYLPFGAGPRRCIGATFATVEARVALAELLRRYRFEYAGEGELSLSPEMTNQPAGDVPMTVRRR, encoded by the coding sequence ATGGAGGACGCACGCCCGCCGGCCCCCGACGGACTCCCCCTGCTCGGCAACGCGGTCGGGTTCGGCCGCGATCCGCTGACGTTCACCACCGACGCCGTCGATAGCGTGGGCGACGTGTTCCGGATCGACCTCCCCGTCGGCGACCGGTACGTCCTCGCCCACCCGAGACACGCCGAACGCGTCCTCGTGTCCGAGCGCGACGCCTTCGAGAAGACCGACGACTTCGCGCTCGCGTTCGGCAACAGCGTCGTCGCCGTCGACGGCGAGGACTGGCGCGAACAGCGGGCGTTCCTCGACCCGTTCTTCTTCGCCCCGCGGATCCGGACGTTTGTGCCGACGATGCGCGAGCAGGTCGTCGACCGCGCCGAGTCCTGGGCGGACGGCGAGCGGATTTCCACGCTGTCGGAGATGAAGGCGCTGACGTTCGAGATCCTGGCGACGACGCTTCTCGGATTCGACCCCGACTCGGACCGCGCCGACCTCAGGCGCGCCGCGGACGACCTGAACGGTTACTTCGACCCCGTGACGTGGGCGCTTCCGGACTGGGTACCGACCCCGAGCGGTCGCCGGTTCGACGACGCGAAGGCGACGCTCCGGGACCGACTCCGATCGCTGCTCGAAGAGGCCGCGGGACCCGATGACGACAGCCTCGTGGCCGCGCTCGCGGCTGCCGCGCGTGGTGACGATCGTCGCGACGGCAAGGGTGGAAGCCGTAACGGCGACGCCGACGGCGAGGACTACCCTCGCGACGTCGATGCCGCGATCGATCAGCTGATCGGCCTGGTGTTCGCCGGGCACGAGACGACCGCGCTCGCACTGACGTTCACGCTCTACTGTCTGGCGGAACACCCGGAGACGTACGACCGCGTCGAAGCCGAAGTCGACGACGTGCTCGGCGGGGAGCCGATCAGGTGGGAACACCTCGACGAGTTGACGACGCTCCAACGCGTCGTCGACGAGAGCCTCCGCCTGTATCCGCCGGTCCACGCACTGCCGCGGGAAGCCACGCGAGCCGTGGAGTTCGACGGCGACGTGGTGCCTTCGGGTGCGGAACTGCTGGTCTCGGTCTACGCGATGCACCGCGACGAGCGGTTCTGGGAGCACCCGGAGGCGTTCGACCCGACGCGATGGACCGAGCGTGATCGGTCGGCCGACGCCTACCTTCCGTTCGGCGCGGGCCCGCGGCGGTGTATCGGGGCGACGTTCGCGACCGTGGAAGCGCGCGTCGCGTTGGCTGAACTACTGCGGCGGTACCGCTTCGAGTACGCCGGCGAGGGCGAACTGTCGCTCTCTCCCGAGATGACCAACCAACCCGCGGGCGACGTGCCGATGACGGTCCGTCGTCGGTGA